From a region of the Solanum stenotomum isolate F172 chromosome 2, ASM1918654v1, whole genome shotgun sequence genome:
- the LOC125856019 gene encoding uncharacterized protein LOC125856019, which yields MGHLAHFADVRASRLELAVPGIIEIALTTALIALRYSIDPLTTSILVCERGQGPTHEVMFLKAAIAELRKDVDQLMSTNMSMIFGTVEIPEDLGTDIPVCSDVPPATTEDEVRSNDVVTESDAETIEEQHGVQEETIYMGLTKVEKTMVHLVVQTSLRDTSVEGSSGGNEDETQGTDAQPRV from the coding sequence ATGGGGCACCTAGCCCATTTTGCTGATGTGCGTGCCTCCAGACTAGAGCTTGCGGTTCCTGGGATCATTGAGATAGCTCTCACCACTGCTTTGATAGCTCTTAGATATTCTATTGATCCCCTCACGACAAGTATATTGGTGTGTGAGAGAGGTCAAGGACCCACTCATGAGGTGATGTTCTTAAAGGCCGCGATTGCAGAGTTAAGGAAAGATGTGGACCAACTGATGTCCACTAATATGTCGATGATTTTTGGGACCGTGGAGATCCCAGAAGACCTGGGCACAGATATTCCAGTCTGTTCTGATGTGCCCCCGGCTACCACCGAAGATGAGGTTAGATCTAATGATGTCGTTACTGAGTCTGACGCCGAGACTATTGAAGAGCAACATGGTGTTCAGGAGGAGACCATCTATATGGGCCTGACTAAGGTCGAGAAGACTATGGTACATTTGGTTGTTCAGACATCTTTGAGGGATACCTCTGTGGAAGGCTCTAGTGGAGGTAATGAGGATGAGACAcagggcactgatgcccaaccCAGAGTGTGA